In Promicromonospora sp. Populi, one genomic interval encodes:
- a CDS encoding ABC transporter ATP-binding protein, protein MYQIDDLTKTYRQGKREVRALKGVSLTIGDGELVAVQGPTGGGKSTLLQMLGGLDRPTSGKVQLDGQDLAGMSDAQLTAARAETIGFVFQNFNLIPTLTALENVETALVPSGIARQTRTARAMAALESLGLGDRGDHLPGELSGGQQQRVAIARALVKNPKVLLADEPTGNLDEETRDEIVDLIIGLWKDQGLTIVLVTHDSVVAKRAPRRLRIAKGAVKEMPVA, encoded by the coding sequence ATGTATCAGATCGACGACCTGACCAAGACATACCGCCAGGGCAAGCGCGAGGTGCGGGCGCTGAAGGGAGTGTCCCTGACGATCGGCGACGGCGAGCTGGTCGCTGTCCAGGGCCCGACGGGCGGCGGCAAGTCCACGCTGCTGCAGATGCTCGGGGGCCTGGACCGGCCGACGTCGGGCAAGGTCCAGCTCGACGGGCAGGACCTCGCCGGGATGAGCGACGCGCAGCTCACCGCCGCACGGGCCGAGACCATCGGCTTCGTGTTCCAGAACTTCAACCTCATCCCCACGCTGACCGCACTGGAGAACGTGGAGACGGCGCTCGTGCCGTCGGGGATCGCGCGGCAGACCCGGACGGCACGGGCGATGGCCGCGCTCGAGTCGCTGGGGCTTGGCGACCGGGGCGACCACCTGCCAGGTGAGCTGTCGGGCGGGCAGCAGCAGCGGGTAGCGATCGCCCGGGCGCTCGTGAAAAACCCGAAGGTGCTGCTGGCCGACGAGCCCACCGGCAACCTCGACGAGGAGACCCGCGACGAGATCGTGGACCTCATCATCGGCCTGTGGAAGGACCAGGGGCTGACGATCGTGCTGGTCACGCACGACTCCGTGGTGGCAAAGCGGGCCCCCCGCCGGCTGCGGATCGCGAAGGGCGCGGTGAAGGAGATGCCGGTGGCCTGA
- a CDS encoding ABC transporter substrate-binding protein yields the protein MRQARIATFVAGAAVVALTVTGCTPDDTAEEDGPVTLNLTTSQDMETLFPGDSGINDSIGVLDVVYDGLVRYDPETTEPYNYVAESIESDDNTVWTITIKPDLTFQNGEPVDAAAFARSWNYTAGHPELYSNYFFERFAGYEDMQDELDDEGETVEESPVEELSGLTVVDDLTLEVTLNAPFAGFATMLGYTGFYPIAEECLADVAACSVMPIGNGPFQITEWEQGVSLDAERWTDYPLDETPGSIDAINWREYSGASSWSDFETGDVDVSYPAPADLAAAQEDPELSERLAQAPGAALTYIGFPLYEDGPWQDIEFRKAISMAIDRDTIIENLSGGLAAPADSWVVPDGVPGGVAGTCEWCTFDPEAAQAALEAAGGWPEGETLTISLGDDEEEIEYFQAIGNSIEATLGIPYELAPNPDYFSVRSAQGFDGIFRNNWFPDYPLNENYLAFYAVGEEGAGNFGWYSEEFEAKLAEGDRAATLDEAVVLYQEAEAILAEEFPTIPFRFNVGAEYYSERLDNVVLDPFSGAVKVRLLTITE from the coding sequence GTGAGGCAAGCACGCATCGCCACCTTCGTCGCAGGGGCGGCCGTGGTGGCCCTGACCGTCACCGGGTGCACCCCGGACGACACCGCCGAGGAAGACGGACCGGTCACCCTGAACCTGACGACCAGCCAGGACATGGAGACGCTCTTCCCGGGCGACTCCGGCATCAACGACAGCATCGGGGTGCTCGACGTCGTCTACGACGGCTTGGTCCGCTACGACCCGGAGACCACGGAGCCCTACAACTACGTGGCCGAGTCGATCGAGTCCGACGACAACACCGTCTGGACCATCACGATCAAGCCCGACCTGACGTTCCAGAACGGTGAGCCCGTCGACGCCGCTGCGTTCGCCCGCTCCTGGAACTACACGGCCGGCCACCCCGAGCTGTACAGCAACTACTTCTTCGAGCGCTTCGCGGGCTACGAGGACATGCAGGACGAGCTCGACGACGAGGGCGAGACCGTCGAGGAGAGCCCCGTCGAGGAGCTGTCGGGCCTGACGGTCGTGGACGACCTCACGCTCGAGGTCACGCTCAACGCGCCCTTCGCGGGCTTCGCCACGATGCTCGGCTACACGGGCTTCTACCCCATCGCCGAGGAGTGCCTCGCCGACGTCGCAGCCTGCTCTGTCATGCCGATCGGCAACGGTCCGTTCCAGATCACGGAGTGGGAGCAGGGTGTCTCCCTCGATGCCGAGCGCTGGACCGACTACCCGCTGGACGAGACGCCGGGGAGCATCGACGCCATCAACTGGCGGGAGTACTCGGGTGCATCGTCCTGGTCCGACTTCGAGACCGGCGACGTCGACGTCAGCTACCCGGCGCCGGCCGACCTGGCCGCGGCGCAGGAGGACCCCGAGCTCTCCGAGCGGCTCGCGCAGGCACCGGGCGCTGCCCTGACCTACATCGGCTTCCCGCTGTACGAGGACGGCCCGTGGCAGGACATCGAGTTCCGCAAGGCGATCTCCATGGCGATCGACCGCGACACCATCATCGAGAACCTGTCGGGCGGCCTGGCCGCCCCGGCGGACTCGTGGGTCGTGCCGGACGGCGTGCCCGGCGGCGTGGCCGGCACGTGCGAGTGGTGCACGTTCGACCCGGAGGCGGCGCAGGCCGCGCTGGAGGCGGCCGGCGGCTGGCCCGAGGGCGAGACGCTGACCATCTCGCTGGGTGACGACGAGGAAGAGATCGAGTACTTCCAGGCGATCGGTAACTCCATCGAGGCCACCCTCGGCATCCCGTACGAGCTCGCGCCGAACCCGGACTACTTCAGCGTCCGGTCCGCGCAGGGCTTCGACGGCATCTTCCGGAACAACTGGTTCCCGGACTACCCGCTGAACGAGAACTACCTGGCCTTCTACGCCGTGGGCGAGGAAGGCGCGGGCAACTTCGGCTGGTACAGCGAGGAGTTCGAGGCCAAGCTCGCGGAGGGTGACCGGGCAGCGACCCTCGACGAGGCGGTGGTCCTGTACCAGGAGGCCGAGGCGATCCTCGCCGAGGAGTTCCCGACCATCCCGTTCCGGTTCAACGTCGGCGCCGAGTACTACAGCGAGCGCCTGGACAACGTCGTGCTCGACCCGTTCAGCGGTGCGGTCAAGGTCCGCCTCCTCACGATCACGGAGTAA
- a CDS encoding ABC transporter permease gives MGRYILRRVAQAVGMLFLVMFVLHLLTTLAIQLNGNPALAFFGDKIPSAAQLAAVEQRFGLDDPCYDQAGNPCFGPFVERLGQYAQGDFGTNLRGREVTDIVASAAPNTLRLFVMVTITWLLLGMVLGSVAARWRGSPSDHGIRLTSVLIDALPVFVLLLVYKEIVTVPLSTWSEETFGENSWPPYWFKPSFDPEHPWATIAVPGILLGLAGSAAFIRLVRASQLESYTGDHVRTARSKGLTEGRVVLHHVVRNSSIPVVTAVGLTFAEALSGAVITEGIMNIYGMGGVLWDAVRNSDVGLVLGIVTILTAVTVVVMIVVDIAYAALDPRIRYE, from the coding sequence ATGGGGCGCTACATCCTCCGCCGTGTCGCGCAGGCGGTGGGCATGCTGTTCCTGGTGATGTTCGTGCTGCACCTGCTCACGACGCTCGCCATCCAGCTCAACGGCAATCCCGCCCTCGCGTTCTTCGGCGACAAGATTCCCTCGGCGGCGCAGCTCGCCGCCGTCGAGCAGCGGTTCGGGCTCGACGACCCCTGCTACGACCAGGCCGGCAACCCGTGCTTCGGGCCGTTCGTCGAGCGGCTCGGCCAGTACGCGCAGGGTGACTTCGGCACCAACCTGCGGGGGCGCGAGGTGACGGACATCGTCGCCAGCGCCGCCCCGAACACGCTGCGCCTCTTTGTCATGGTCACGATCACGTGGCTCCTGCTGGGCATGGTGCTCGGCTCGGTCGCCGCGCGGTGGCGTGGCTCGCCGTCGGACCACGGCATTCGCCTGACGTCGGTGCTCATCGACGCCCTGCCGGTGTTTGTGCTGCTCCTGGTCTACAAGGAGATCGTGACCGTACCGCTGAGCACCTGGTCCGAGGAAACCTTCGGCGAGAACAGCTGGCCGCCGTACTGGTTCAAGCCGTCGTTCGACCCGGAGCACCCGTGGGCCACGATCGCGGTGCCCGGCATCCTGCTGGGCCTGGCCGGTTCGGCCGCGTTCATCCGCCTGGTGCGCGCGAGCCAGCTCGAGTCGTACACCGGTGACCATGTGCGGACCGCGCGGTCGAAGGGGCTGACCGAGGGGCGCGTCGTGCTGCACCACGTGGTGCGCAACTCGTCGATCCCCGTGGTGACCGCCGTAGGCCTCACGTTCGCGGAGGCCCTGAGCGGCGCCGTCATCACCGAGGGCATCATGAACATCTACGGGATGGGCGGCGTCCTGTGGGACGCGGTGCGGAACAGCGACGTCGGCCTGGTGCTCGGCATCGTGACCATCCTGACCGCCGTGACGGTAGTGGTGATGATCGTCGTCGACATCGCCTATGCCGCGCTCGACCCGAGGATCCGTTATGAGTGA
- a CDS encoding ABC transporter permease, with the protein MSEAASAATGAVAGAASRTLASDAWRSLRRRPDVIVSSLIILFFTVLAVFPGLFTSVSPRHCVISDAKIRPQGFGNQFPLGTDTFGCDTLAQLAHGSRPSLLLALVVVGTALVIGVTLGLLAGFYLGWVDFLVSRTVEVFLVIPYLLAAMLLLSLFKNVDLGSGTFSTIMLPAIVLTLFGWMGYARYVRASVLEAKNLDYVTAARALGASDLRIMFRHVLPNAIGPVTALIPTAIAGVIGAEAVLAFLGIGVRPPAISWGIMIENGSSWVLGGYPHMLLLPLGCLLATVLSLVVLGDALRDALDPRLTA; encoded by the coding sequence ATGAGCGAGGCAGCGTCCGCCGCGACCGGGGCCGTCGCCGGCGCCGCGTCCCGCACCCTGGCGTCGGACGCATGGCGCAGCCTGCGCCGCCGGCCCGACGTCATCGTCTCCAGCCTGATCATCCTGTTCTTCACGGTGCTTGCCGTGTTCCCCGGGCTGTTCACCTCGGTGAGCCCGCGGCACTGCGTCATCAGCGACGCCAAGATCAGGCCGCAGGGTTTCGGCAACCAGTTCCCGCTTGGCACGGACACCTTCGGGTGCGACACCCTGGCCCAGCTCGCGCACGGTTCCAGGCCGTCGCTGCTGCTCGCCCTGGTGGTGGTCGGCACCGCGCTGGTCATCGGGGTGACTCTGGGCCTGCTCGCCGGGTTCTACCTGGGCTGGGTCGACTTCCTGGTGTCGCGCACCGTGGAGGTCTTCCTGGTGATCCCGTACCTGCTGGCGGCGATGCTGCTGCTGAGCCTGTTCAAGAACGTGGACCTCGGCTCGGGCACGTTCTCCACGATCATGCTGCCCGCGATCGTGCTGACCCTGTTCGGCTGGATGGGCTACGCCCGGTACGTCCGGGCGAGCGTCCTGGAGGCCAAGAACCTCGACTACGTCACGGCCGCCCGCGCCCTGGGCGCGTCCGACCTGCGGATCATGTTCCGACACGTCCTGCCCAACGCGATCGGCCCGGTCACGGCGCTGATCCCGACGGCGATCGCCGGCGTCATCGGCGCGGAGGCCGTGCTGGCGTTCCTCGGCATCGGCGTGCGACCGCCCGCCATCTCCTGGGGAATCATGATCGAGAACGGTTCGTCATGGGTGCTCGGCGGATACCCGCACATGCTGCTGCTGCCGCTCGGCTGCCTGCTCGCGACGGTGCTGTCCCTGGTGGTGCTAGGCGACGCCCTGCGCGACGCCCTGGACCCGAGGCTCACGGCATGA
- a CDS encoding ABC transporter ATP-binding protein, producing MSAATSPASSPATTPPSGTPLLEVTDLAVEFRTPDGAVRAVDGLSYRVEAGRTLAIVGESGSGKSVSSLAVLGLLPDNARVTRGTVRLAGTDLLALSRKVHRARCGEQVAMVFQDALAALNPVHTVGYQLTEALRARRGLSRGDARRRAVELLDLVKVPNAKARIKEYPHQFSGGMRQRVMIATALAMDPDVLIADEPTTALDVTVQAQVLRLLAEIQAERHMGLVLITHDLGVVAGVADDVTVMYAGRAVEQAPVVPAYTTPAHPYTRALLRSIPSAAGTGRLPVIPGRPPSPAARPAGCPFHPRCDAVRDVCRTEVPPLVTPAPGRTSACHFATDIMAGREPRPDAEAPAPAEPDTGGSDD from the coding sequence ATGAGCGCCGCCACCAGCCCGGCATCGAGCCCGGCCACGACCCCGCCGTCGGGCACTCCCCTCCTTGAGGTCACCGACCTCGCCGTCGAGTTCCGTACGCCCGACGGCGCCGTGCGCGCCGTCGACGGGCTGTCCTACCGCGTGGAGGCGGGCCGCACGCTCGCGATCGTGGGCGAGTCCGGCTCAGGCAAGTCCGTGTCGTCGCTGGCTGTGCTGGGCCTGCTCCCGGACAACGCGCGCGTCACTCGCGGGACGGTCCGCCTGGCCGGCACCGACCTGCTCGCCCTGAGCCGCAAGGTGCACCGCGCCCGTTGCGGCGAGCAGGTGGCGATGGTGTTCCAGGACGCACTGGCCGCGCTCAACCCCGTGCACACCGTGGGCTACCAGCTCACGGAGGCGCTGCGGGCGCGGCGCGGGCTGTCGCGCGGGGACGCCCGCAGGCGGGCGGTCGAGCTGCTCGACCTGGTCAAGGTGCCGAACGCGAAGGCCCGCATCAAGGAGTACCCCCACCAGTTCTCCGGCGGTATGCGGCAGCGCGTCATGATCGCGACGGCGCTGGCGATGGACCCGGACGTGCTCATCGCCGACGAGCCCACCACGGCTCTCGACGTCACCGTCCAGGCGCAGGTGTTGCGCCTGCTCGCGGAGATCCAGGCGGAGCGGCACATGGGCCTGGTGCTGATCACGCACGACCTGGGCGTCGTGGCCGGCGTCGCCGACGACGTGACGGTGATGTACGCGGGCCGCGCCGTCGAGCAGGCGCCCGTCGTGCCCGCCTACACCACCCCCGCGCACCCGTACACCCGAGCGCTCCTGCGCTCGATCCCGTCGGCTGCCGGGACGGGGCGCCTGCCCGTGATCCCGGGCCGCCCGCCGAGCCCCGCCGCGAGACCGGCGGGCTGCCCGTTCCACCCGCGCTGCGACGCCGTGCGCGACGTGTGCCGCACCGAGGTGCCGCCGCTGGTCACCCCGGCGCCGGGCCGCACGTCGGCCTGCCACTTCGCGACGGACATCATGGCGGGGCGGGAACCACGGCCCGACGCCGAAGCGCCGGCCCCGGCCGAACCGGACACCGGAGGATCCGATGACTGA
- a CDS encoding ABC transporter ATP-binding protein, with amino-acid sequence MTEPKAETEPVLEVRDLVKHYPVRSGLLRRSSSAVKAVDGVSLRLDRGRTLGLVGESGSGKSTLARVLVGIERPTSGEVLVDGEDVTRLSRAGRKRLRRDVQMVFQDPYTSLNPRMSVGEIVGEPFAIHGIAPTGGRRAAVGELLELVGLEPEHAGRYPHQFSGGQRQRIGIARALALRPRILVCDEPVSALDVSVQGQVINLLEDLQEELGLSYLFVAHDLGVVRHIAHDVAVMYLGRIVEQGLEPEVYDGAQHPYTQALLSAVPVPDPSVRLVPATRSAGSAEDGSTSTSREIVLEGDPPSPVDPPSGCPFHTRCWLAPTLPEADAAPRRVPVVCETQVPVLVAHPEAGGSTAAGSDAAGSNAATSTAAHVAACHFARELVSPGVGA; translated from the coding sequence ATGACTGAGCCGAAGGCGGAGACCGAGCCTGTGCTCGAGGTGCGCGACCTCGTCAAGCACTACCCGGTGCGGAGCGGCCTGCTGCGCCGTTCGAGCAGCGCAGTGAAGGCGGTCGACGGCGTCTCCCTCCGCCTGGACCGGGGACGCACCCTGGGGCTGGTAGGCGAGTCCGGTTCGGGCAAGTCGACGCTCGCGCGCGTGCTGGTCGGCATCGAGCGGCCGACGTCGGGCGAGGTGCTCGTGGACGGCGAGGACGTGACGCGCCTGTCCCGGGCCGGCCGCAAGCGGCTGCGCCGGGACGTCCAGATGGTGTTCCAGGATCCGTACACCTCGCTGAACCCGCGGATGTCAGTGGGCGAGATAGTGGGTGAGCCGTTCGCGATCCACGGCATCGCCCCGACCGGGGGCCGCCGGGCCGCGGTGGGCGAGCTGCTGGAGCTCGTCGGCCTGGAGCCCGAGCACGCGGGCCGGTACCCGCACCAGTTCTCGGGTGGGCAGCGGCAGCGCATCGGGATCGCCCGCGCGCTCGCCCTGCGGCCGAGGATCCTGGTGTGCGACGAGCCGGTCTCGGCGCTCGACGTCTCGGTGCAGGGCCAGGTCATCAACCTCCTGGAAGACCTCCAGGAGGAGCTGGGTCTGTCGTACCTGTTCGTGGCGCACGATCTCGGCGTCGTGCGGCACATCGCCCACGACGTCGCCGTGATGTACCTGGGGCGCATCGTCGAGCAGGGGCTCGAGCCCGAGGTGTACGACGGCGCACAGCACCCGTACACGCAGGCGCTCCTGTCGGCGGTGCCCGTGCCGGACCCGTCGGTGCGGCTGGTGCCGGCCACTCGCTCGGCGGGATCGGCCGAAGACGGATCGACGTCAACCAGCCGCGAGATAGTGCTGGAGGGCGATCCGCCCTCACCGGTCGACCCGCCGTCGGGCTGCCCGTTCCACACGCGCTGCTGGCTCGCGCCGACGCTGCCGGAGGCCGACGCCGCCCCGCGGCGGGTCCCCGTGGTGTGCGAGACCCAGGTGCCGGTGCTGGTCGCGCACCCCGAGGCAGGCGGGTCGACGGCGGCCGGTTCCGACGCTGCCGGGTCCAACGCAGCCACGTCCACGGCGGCCCACGTCGCCGCCTGTCACTTCGCGCGGGAGCTGGTCAGCCCCGGGGTCGGCGCATGA
- a CDS encoding type 1 glutamine amidotransferase, with the protein MTRVLVVLNSPTSSMGRLEQWLPEAGIEPVLTPAAELPESLDGFAGVVLLGGGFMPDDDAGHPFLPRERALTGQALDDGVPLLGLCLGGQLLAHVAGGRVTARSGETERGMCPLTVLPAAVGDPVFGDLPGVPNGPLWMIENHEDSVTTLPPSATLLVTSGDCPIQAFRVGERAWGMQFHPEARPERIAAWDEAALSEQGIDRAELTEAALVHAAENEAQSRALARAWTDVVHKNAR; encoded by the coding sequence ATGACACGCGTCCTGGTGGTCCTGAACTCCCCCACGAGCTCGATGGGCCGGCTCGAGCAATGGCTCCCGGAGGCCGGCATCGAGCCGGTCCTGACCCCCGCTGCCGAGCTTCCCGAAAGTCTCGACGGTTTTGCGGGCGTCGTCCTGCTGGGCGGCGGCTTCATGCCCGACGACGACGCGGGCCACCCGTTCCTGCCGCGCGAGCGCGCCCTGACCGGCCAGGCGCTGGACGACGGCGTGCCGTTGCTCGGCCTCTGCCTCGGCGGCCAGCTGCTGGCACACGTCGCGGGCGGCCGTGTGACTGCGCGGTCCGGAGAGACGGAGCGCGGCATGTGCCCGCTCACGGTGCTGCCCGCCGCCGTCGGCGATCCGGTCTTCGGCGACCTGCCGGGGGTGCCGAACGGGCCCCTGTGGATGATCGAGAACCACGAGGACTCGGTCACCACGCTGCCGCCGTCGGCGACACTGCTGGTCACGAGCGGGGACTGCCCGATCCAGGCGTTCCGGGTGGGTGAGCGGGCCTGGGGCATGCAGTTCCACCCCGAGGCGCGGCCGGAGCGCATCGCAGCCTGGGACGAGGCGGCGCTCTCGGAGCAGGGCATCGACCGCGCAGAGCTGACCGAGGCGGCGCTGGTCCACGCCGCCGAGAACGAGGCGCAGTCGCGCGCGCTGGCCCGCGCCTGGACCGACGTCGTGCACAAGAACGCGAGGTAG
- a CDS encoding serine hydrolase, with amino-acid sequence MVSTGTHSDGLPTLAYRIARASGEVLAARQDHLDFYAASTVKLAVLVAAARALDSGTASLDETCIATRTFTSQVPGAGEYTIEPDDVDTGLPPDGTPMPLGDVINRMIVVSSNEATNIVAERVGLAAVNQALADAGATRSTFGRKYSDLAAEQAGASHRTTAADLCLLMSAVVTGGVASPERTAWMCELLGRQTDRQLTAAVPGPGEPGAVPFGSKSGWVDGIRHDVAFVGEPGPDALVIAVCTRGYDEQAAEETLKSLGALAIALS; translated from the coding sequence ATGGTGTCGACAGGGACACACAGCGACGGGTTGCCCACGCTGGCCTACCGGATCGCGCGGGCGTCGGGCGAGGTGCTCGCCGCGCGCCAGGACCACCTGGACTTCTACGCGGCCTCCACGGTGAAGCTCGCCGTGCTGGTCGCCGCGGCGCGCGCGCTCGACTCCGGCACGGCGAGCCTGGACGAGACGTGCATCGCGACCCGGACCTTCACCTCGCAGGTCCCTGGCGCGGGTGAGTACACGATCGAGCCCGACGACGTCGACACCGGCCTCCCGCCCGACGGCACCCCCATGCCGCTGGGCGACGTGATCAACCGGATGATCGTCGTCTCCTCCAACGAGGCCACCAACATCGTGGCCGAGCGGGTGGGGCTGGCCGCCGTCAACCAGGCGCTGGCCGACGCCGGAGCGACCCGCTCGACGTTCGGCCGCAAGTACTCCGACCTGGCCGCCGAGCAGGCCGGCGCCTCGCACCGCACTACCGCTGCTGACCTGTGCCTGCTCATGTCCGCAGTGGTGACGGGTGGGGTCGCGAGCCCGGAGCGGACCGCCTGGATGTGTGAGCTGCTCGGCCGCCAGACCGACCGCCAGCTCACCGCCGCGGTCCCGGGCCCCGGCGAGCCCGGCGCCGTCCCGTTCGGCTCCAAGTCCGGCTGGGTGGACGGCATCCGGCACGACGTCGCATTCGTGGGCGAGCCGGGACCGGACGCGCTGGTGATCGCCGTCTGCACCCGCGGCTACGACGAGCAGGCCGCCGAGGAAACCCTCAAGTCCCTGGGCGCCCTGGCGATCGCCCTGTCGTAA
- a CDS encoding kynureninase, producing the protein MPDLPAGLLDRAAALDAADPLARYRDLFAPSEGLIAYLDGNSLGRPLTATRERLASFVDGPWAARLIRSWDEGWMDAPTELGDTLGRVALGAAAGQTVVADSTTVLLYKLARAAVDARPGRRVIVADTENFPTDRFVLQGIAAERGLELRWITPDAESGVTPEEVAAAVGPDTALVLLSHVAYKSGYIADLPAITRIVHDAGALVLWDLCHSAGSVPLDLDADGVDIAVGCTYKYLNGGPGSPAFAYLAAGLQDEVRQPVQGWMGAADPFAMGPDYEPAAGIRQLISGTPPVIGMLPMRDMLALISEAGMPAVRAKSQALTGFAIEVVDEYLAGVRVASPRDPERRGSHVMLDHPDFKRVVAEAWARGVVPDFRPPQGLRVGLSPLSTSFTEVANGLWVIRDLLG; encoded by the coding sequence CTGCCTGACCTGCCCGCTGGCCTGCTTGACCGCGCCGCCGCGCTCGACGCCGCCGATCCGCTCGCCCGCTACCGTGACCTCTTTGCGCCGAGCGAGGGCCTGATCGCCTACCTCGACGGCAACTCGCTGGGCAGGCCGCTGACCGCCACCCGCGAGCGGCTGGCGTCCTTCGTGGACGGGCCGTGGGCGGCGCGCCTGATCCGGTCCTGGGACGAGGGCTGGATGGACGCGCCGACCGAGCTCGGCGACACGCTCGGCCGGGTGGCGCTCGGTGCGGCGGCGGGACAGACCGTCGTCGCCGACTCGACGACGGTGCTGCTCTACAAGCTGGCCCGCGCCGCTGTTGACGCCCGGCCGGGCCGCCGTGTGATCGTCGCCGACACCGAGAACTTCCCCACGGACCGGTTCGTGCTGCAGGGCATCGCCGCGGAACGCGGCCTGGAGCTGCGGTGGATCACGCCCGACGCCGAGAGCGGCGTCACGCCCGAGGAGGTGGCGGCCGCCGTCGGGCCGGACACCGCGCTCGTGCTGCTCAGCCACGTTGCCTACAAGTCCGGGTACATCGCGGACCTGCCCGCGATCACGCGGATCGTGCACGACGCCGGGGCGCTCGTCCTGTGGGACCTGTGCCACTCGGCGGGCTCGGTCCCGCTGGACCTGGATGCCGACGGCGTGGACATCGCCGTCGGCTGCACCTACAAGTACCTGAACGGCGGGCCGGGCTCACCTGCCTTCGCCTACCTGGCCGCCGGTCTGCAGGACGAGGTGCGGCAGCCGGTGCAGGGCTGGATGGGCGCCGCCGACCCGTTCGCGATGGGCCCGGACTACGAGCCCGCCGCTGGGATCCGGCAGCTCATCAGCGGGACTCCGCCGGTGATCGGCATGCTGCCGATGCGCGACATGCTCGCGCTCATCTCGGAGGCGGGCATGCCTGCGGTCCGTGCGAAGTCGCAGGCTCTGACCGGGTTCGCCATCGAGGTCGTCGACGAGTACCTGGCGGGCGTGCGCGTCGCCTCACCGCGGGACCCCGAGCGCCGGGGGAGCCACGTCATGCTCGACCACCCGGACTTCAAGCGGGTGGTCGCGGAGGCCTGGGCGCGGGGTGTGGTGCCCGACTTCCGCCCCCCGCAGGGCCTGCGCGTGGGCCTCTCCCCGCTGAGCACAAGCTTCACGGAGGTGGCGAACGGCCTCTGGGTGATCCGAGACCTCCTGGGCTGA